The DNA segment GATTGTAATTCTCCTGTCCGGTATGCACCAGTTTGGGTTCAAAGCTGTCCTTTCCTTTTTTAATCCAGACATGCATTCCTTTTCCATCTCTGATCACGGCGTCTACCGGTAAAGTCAGGACCTCGCTTTTGCTGCCGGAAGGTAGAAATACGTTAGCCTGAGCCCCAGGCTGCCATTGAAGATTTGGATTTGGAATGCTCCCGCGAATCTGGGTCAGCTGTGTTCCGGATTGCAAGGCAGGGGTGATGAAACTGATGGTCATCTCCTGAGGCTGATCCTCCCAGCCGGGGATCACCACCTTTACCCGCTGCCCTTCTTTGATTCCTTTTGCTTCGTTGGGATATACATCGGCTTCCACCCATAAATTCCCATAACCCTCCAGTCGAAGAATCGGACCTCCTTCGGTCACATATTGCCCCTGATTTACGGAAAGTTCTGCTACCACGCCACCTTCAGGAGCAAAGAAGGTGATGTATGGTTTTTTTTTCTGTGTCTGCTGCAATTGCTGTACCTGCGCGGCAGACTGCCCATAAAGCAACAACTTTTGCTTTGCAGATGCTACAATCTGTTGTTCTATCTTTTCTCCTGGAAATTGCTTTTCCTGAGCAACCGCCATCAGGTATTCCTGTTGTAAAGTAGCCAGTTGTTCAGAGTACAATTGATATAAAGGCTGTCCTTTTTTAACGGCTACTCCGGTTTCCCTGATATATAACTGTTCTATGCGGCCTGCAATGCGACTGGAGATATAACTGCTCTGCTCCGGGTCTACGGTTAAACGGCCATTGAGTTGTTTTGCGCCAGATAGGTTATTTACGCCAATCACCATGGTCGTGATATTAGCTAAGGCCTGACGTTTCTCATCTACTGTCAATGCTTTTTCATTGCTGTTCTTTTCGAAAGGCACCAAATCCATCCCACAAATCGGACAGGTCGACATTTCGTCCTTAACCACCTGTGGGTGCATCGGACAGGTAAAAGTCTGTTTCTTTGCTGCTTTTCCGTCTCCGGTTTTCTTTTCTTCACTGCTGCAGGCGGCAATAAATACCGATGGAACCAGGGCAAGCAGGGCGAATTTTTGTATAAATAGTTTCCGTTCCATATCCTTAATGCTGAATGTTTTCTGTCATTTTAATAAAGCTCTCACTGTCTACCAGATAAGCGGCATTTTTACTGATGTTCCAGGTACTGATGTCTTCATTGATCTGGACCATTCCCCCGATGGTGATGCCGGCATCCACTACTTTAGGAAGGAACACATTGCCCTCTTTCTTAAAGACCACCTGTTTATTTCCCACCGAAAGCACTGCAGCCTCCGGTAGCCACCAGGAGGCCTTTAATAATACCGGAATCCTGGCCGTCAGCAGTTGCCCTGGCTTAATCGTCGGATTTAGCAGGTAGGCCCTGGCAATGGTAAAATTTTCTCCGTTTTTAAAAGTCGGCTGAATAAGGCCAATCTCTGCAGCCTGACTTTCCGATTTATCCGCAGTTTTGTAAAAGATGAACTTTTTACCCTTTTTGATATGTGCCGCAAAGGCCGCTTTCAGTGAAAACTCTGCCACCAGTCGATCTGAACTGTAAATGGTAAACAATGAAGCACCTGCACTTACATATTGACCTTCCCTTAACAACACCGGTGAAGCCACAGGTACCGCCGCAGGACTGGCTGCTGCCGCAGCAGAAGCCCCTCCCATTTCAGTCATCCCATCACCACCTGAAGACGCAGCAGCCGAAGGAGCCGAGGGGGAAGAGGCGGTAGCTGCTGCTGTTTTCTCCAGGATATATCCTGAGGTATTGCTGTATACCGGAATCCGGTAACTTGGTTTACCTGTTTTTAATAAATTGCTAATCCCTGAAGGGGTCATTCCTAAAAGGATCAGGCGCTGTTTTCCCTGTGCAAGCATCATCGGATCGTTCCCGCTCCGGTGGATGAACAGCAGTTCCTGTTGTGCCGCAGCCAGGTCCGGCGAATAAATCTCCATGATCAGCTGCCCCTTTTTAACGGGCTGGTAATTGTATTTGACCCATAAACGCTCTATCCTTCCGCTCACCTTACTGGAGATGTTGTTCTGGTTTCTTGCGTCATAATTCATGACTCCCTGAACTTCTTCGGTAAAGATTTTCGCTCCGTATTCTGCCTTAATTACCGGCAAAGCAGAGACCACCTGCTCGTTGGAAGGCTTCAGTAAATGAGAAAGGTTGCTGTCGATTTTCACAACACCCGGATCATGATGCACTCCTTTTTTCTCTTTGCAGGCACTGATCAATAGGATTCCGGCTGTTCCCAATATCATAAACCCCCGGAAGGCCGAAGCTCCGCGCCTAACGATATAATTCTTTCTCATAATCTACGATCATTAAATAAAGTTTAAGTTTCTCGTCCAATACACTGGTCTGCATCATGGTCAATGCTTCCCAGGTACCGATCACCTCCGGCAGCTCCATTTTGTTCTCCCGGTAGCTGAGGAAACTTACATCCATTGTTTTCTGAAGCGTAGGAATGATCTTGTCTTCCATCGCTTCGATCCGCTTTTGCATGGACTGGATTTCAAACTGCATCCCATAAAGCATGCCCTGGGTTTCCTGCAGCATGGCTGATTTTTCCTTTTCCATCGCCAGCACCTCATAGGCCATCCCCTTGGCTTCAGATTTATACATCTTTGAAGACCATGGCGCAATAGGAATGCTCACCATCCCCATAATGCTGAAAGCCTTGGGCATCATTTTAGTCAATGGCGACATATGGTCGAAGCGGAGTTTAAAGTCCGGGCGACTTTGTTTCTTCATCGCCTCGATGTTCAGTTTCATCGAATAAATGCTGTAATCCATTTTTTTGATGTCCTTTCTTACCATCGCCAGACTTCCTGTATCAATCATTGCAGCAGGTACATATTGAGGCTGATAAGTGGAGTCTATGGCAAAGTCCATATTTCCGGGATTGTTCATCAGGCTGTTTAACCAGGCGCGGGATTTGGCCATATCGCCTTCCTGCATCCGGATCATGTTCCTGTTTTCTTCAATCTTTGCTGAAGCTTTGTAAACGCTTCCCAATTTCGACTGGTTATAAGGATACCTGATCTCCTCGATCTTTTTCATCGTCTGCATGATCTTCTCATTTTTCTGCAAAATGGAGATCTTTTGAAGGGCAACAAGCCAGGTAAAGTACAGTCGTTTGGCCTGTGCTTTATATTCGTTCAGCGTGACTCCCCTCGTTGCATTTTCTACATTGCCTTTAGACTCGATGAACTTGCGGTTGGCATTTAGCTTCACCGGATTCGGGATGTCCTGCTCAAACTGAACCATGACCGACCCTTTGTCGCGGTCGTCCATCATCACCTGTCCAGGATAAGGGGTCATAAATGTCCCTACCCCAACCATTGGCGCCATCCATGCGGTGGCTGCTTTACCGAGGTGTTTATAGCTTTCTGCTTTCAGTCCGTAAGACTGTAACAGTAAATTATTCTGATTGATCCTGTTCAGGATGGTATCCAGTGAAAGGACTGGTTTTTGCTGCGCCACCGAATAAAAGGGAAGCAGGCAAATCAGCCATACGATTCTTTTAATGTTGTACATCATGCACCTCCAATTTTCCATATTTTCTCAATTCGTATTCTTTAGACATCAGAAAGATCAGTGGCGTCACCAACAGGATGTGTGTAGAAGAAGTCAATACCCCTCCAATCATCGGCAATACGATGGGTTGCATCACGTCTACCCCGACTCCTGTGGCCCATAATACCGGCACCAATCCAAAGAGCGACACACAAACTGTCATCAGCTTTGGCCTTAACCTTCTTGCCGCACCGAAAATCACATATTCTCTTAAATCTGCTTTGGTAATCGTTTCGCTGGAATTTCCTTTTAATTTGATCAGCTGCTGCATGGCATCATTGAGATAGATGACCATCACAATTCCCGTCTCGACGGCGATCCCAAACAGGGCAATAAAGCCCACTGCGACCCCAACGGAAAGGTTAACATCCCAGAACCAGATCATATACGCTCCGCCGATTAAGGCAAAAGGAACGGTGATCAGACTCAGGAAAGCTTCCCTGATGGAATGAAAAGCAAAATATAAAGAGAAGAAAATGATCACCAGCACTACCGGCGCAATCCACATCAGGGTTTGTTTACCCCTGATCAGGTTCTCATACTGTCCGCTCCACTCCAGGAAATAACCTTCAGGAAGGATCCCTTTTTCTTTGTTCAGCTTCTCCATTGCGTCCTGAACAGTACTTCCCAAATCTCTGTCCCTCACATTAAACATCACTGCACCGCGAAGGATGGCATTGTCTGAACTGATCATTGGCGGACCATCTTCGAACTTCACATCAGCAACTGCCGAAAGTGGTACTTCGCCAAATCCTTTGGATTGTACCGGAATCCGCTTGATTCTTTCTACACTATTTCTGTATTCCTGAGCCAGGCGGACACTGATCGAAAAGCGCTGACGCCCTTCAATCGTATTGCCAATCGTAGCCCCACCCAATGCCGTTTCCACGATCTGGTTTACATCATCTACATTCAATCCATAACGGGCCAGTTCCTCGCGTTTCACATCGATAGAAAGGTATTTACCTCCTGTAATGGGTTCTACAAAAAGGTCACTTACCCCTGCAGTACCTTCCAATGCTGCCTTTACACGTTCAGAAACGGAAGCAATGGTATCCAGATTTTGTCCAAAGACTTTAATCCCCACATCTGTCCGGATTCCGGTAGCCAACATATTGATCCTGTTGATGATCGGTTGTGTCCAGCCATTCACCACTCCCGGGATTTGCAGTTTGGCATCCAGCTCATTGATGATGTCTTTTTTCGTGATCCCTTCCCTCCATTCTTTTTTGGGCTTCAGGGTAATGATCGTTTCGATCATACTGATCGGGGAATTATCGGTTGCGGTATTAGCGCGCCCTGCTTTTCCCAAAACCTTATCCACTTCCGGAACCGATTTAATGATCTTATCCTGAACCTGCAGGATCCGCTTCGCTTCCGCATTGGAAACATCAGGTAAGGTGACCGGCATAAAAAGAATACTTTGTTCATCCAAAGGAGGAATAAATTCTGTTCCCAGGTTTTTCAATAAAGGAATGGTGATCAATAAGGCAATGATATTCACTGCCAAAGTTGTTTTTCTCCAATTTAAAACCACCCTGATTACCGGCTCATACACCTTTTCCAGGCCCCTGTTTACGGGATTCGCATGGTCCGGTCTGAATTTGCCCTTCATAAAAAAGGAAATCAGCACCGGTGCAAGGGTAATTACCAGTAAGGCATCGACAATCATGATGAAAGTCTTGGTGAAGGCCAGTGGGTGGAATAATTTCCCCTCCTGCCCTGTCAGCATAAACACCGGAAGGAAAGAGGTGATGATGATAACCGTGGCAAAGAACACGCCCCTGGACACCTGTTTACTGGATTTGGTGATCACCGCAAGGCGATCTTCTTCCGTAATCCAATCCGGAGATTTACGGAATCTATTTTTTATCCACTTGATCATGATTCAGTTGTTTTTTGTTGATCCTGTTCCCAGATCGCATAGCGTTCTGCAAGATGTTTGTAAGCGTTTTCACTCATGATAATCCCATTGTCGACGATGACACCAATGGCCAGGGCAATCCCGGTCAGCGACATGATGTTGGAGGAAATATCAAAAGCATTCAGCAGGATGAAACTCGCTGCAATGGTAATTGGAATCTGAATGATAATGCTCAATGCACTTCTCCAGTGGAAAAGAAAAATGATGACAATGATCGAAACGACGATCATTTCTTCAATCAGGGTATGGGTGATGGAATCTACCGCCTCACTAATCAACTCTCCACGGTCGTAGACAATGTCGAATTTAACGCCTTTAGGCAATCCTTTC comes from the Pedobacter sp. FW305-3-2-15-E-R2A2 genome and includes:
- a CDS encoding efflux RND transporter periplasmic adaptor subunit; this translates as MERKLFIQKFALLALVPSVFIAACSSEEKKTGDGKAAKKQTFTCPMHPQVVKDEMSTCPICGMDLVPFEKNSNEKALTVDEKRQALANITTMVIGVNNLSGAKQLNGRLTVDPEQSSYISSRIAGRIEQLYIRETGVAVKKGQPLYQLYSEQLATLQQEYLMAVAQEKQFPGEKIEQQIVASAKQKLLLYGQSAAQVQQLQQTQKKKPYITFFAPEGGVVAELSVNQGQYVTEGGPILRLEGYGNLWVEADVYPNEAKGIKEGQRVKVVIPGWEDQPQEMTISFITPALQSGTQLTQIRGSIPNPNLQWQPGAQANVFLPSGSKSEVLTLPVDAVIRDGKGMHVWIKKGKDSFEPKLVHTGQENYNQVEITAGLQNGEQVVVTGAYLLYSEYILKKGKNPVEGLKIST
- a CDS encoding efflux RND transporter periplasmic adaptor subunit, coding for MRKNYIVRRGASAFRGFMILGTAGILLISACKEKKGVHHDPGVVKIDSNLSHLLKPSNEQVVSALPVIKAEYGAKIFTEEVQGVMNYDARNQNNISSKVSGRIERLWVKYNYQPVKKGQLIMEIYSPDLAAAQQELLFIHRSGNDPMMLAQGKQRLILLGMTPSGISNLLKTGKPSYRIPVYSNTSGYILEKTAAATASSPSAPSAAASSGGDGMTEMGGASAAAAASPAAVPVASPVLLREGQYVSAGASLFTIYSSDRLVAEFSLKAAFAAHIKKGKKFIFYKTADKSESQAAEIGLIQPTFKNGENFTIARAYLLNPTIKPGQLLTARIPVLLKASWWLPEAAVLSVGNKQVVFKKEGNVFLPKVVDAGITIGGMVQINEDISTWNISKNAAYLVDSESFIKMTENIQH
- a CDS encoding TolC family protein; the encoded protein is MMYNIKRIVWLICLLPFYSVAQQKPVLSLDTILNRINQNNLLLQSYGLKAESYKHLGKAATAWMAPMVGVGTFMTPYPGQVMMDDRDKGSVMVQFEQDIPNPVKLNANRKFIESKGNVENATRGVTLNEYKAQAKRLYFTWLVALQKISILQKNEKIMQTMKKIEEIRYPYNQSKLGSVYKASAKIEENRNMIRMQEGDMAKSRAWLNSLMNNPGNMDFAIDSTYQPQYVPAAMIDTGSLAMVRKDIKKMDYSIYSMKLNIEAMKKQSRPDFKLRFDHMSPLTKMMPKAFSIMGMVSIPIAPWSSKMYKSEAKGMAYEVLAMEKEKSAMLQETQGMLYGMQFEIQSMQKRIEAMEDKIIPTLQKTMDVSFLSYRENKMELPEVIGTWEALTMMQTSVLDEKLKLYLMIVDYEKELYR
- a CDS encoding efflux RND transporter permease subunit, which produces MIKWIKNRFRKSPDWITEEDRLAVITKSSKQVSRGVFFATVIIITSFLPVFMLTGQEGKLFHPLAFTKTFIMIVDALLVITLAPVLISFFMKGKFRPDHANPVNRGLEKVYEPVIRVVLNWRKTTLAVNIIALLITIPLLKNLGTEFIPPLDEQSILFMPVTLPDVSNAEAKRILQVQDKIIKSVPEVDKVLGKAGRANTATDNSPISMIETIITLKPKKEWREGITKKDIINELDAKLQIPGVVNGWTQPIINRINMLATGIRTDVGIKVFGQNLDTIASVSERVKAALEGTAGVSDLFVEPITGGKYLSIDVKREELARYGLNVDDVNQIVETALGGATIGNTIEGRQRFSISVRLAQEYRNSVERIKRIPVQSKGFGEVPLSAVADVKFEDGPPMISSDNAILRGAVMFNVRDRDLGSTVQDAMEKLNKEKGILPEGYFLEWSGQYENLIRGKQTLMWIAPVVLVIIFFSLYFAFHSIREAFLSLITVPFALIGGAYMIWFWDVNLSVGVAVGFIALFGIAVETGIVMVIYLNDAMQQLIKLKGNSSETITKADLREYVIFGAARRLRPKLMTVCVSLFGLVPVLWATGVGVDVMQPIVLPMIGGVLTSSTHILLVTPLIFLMSKEYELRKYGKLEVHDVQH